A genomic stretch from Pontibacter liquoris includes:
- a CDS encoding agmatine deiminase family protein, which translates to MVTDRETNYVFFSGLLASDARYTAAYAKVSQALNRHQVRHGLLKGTKDIWCRDYMPIQKGDSAYVQFRYAPSYLAKDAALQTDPAVTLELNQIQAICSNINLDGGNVVRWQDRVIITDRVFSENPAYTNKSQLIDELEKLLEAEIMVIPQIKSDMTGHADGLVRFYDRTTLIGNCLEAEYGYWKNGMRKVLINYGLDYIDLPFLDYKVKGFPESAVGCYVNYLEVSDLILVPVFEVEGNKDQEVMNILTNIFPDRTVAPVCINEVGKHGGLLNCISWNVKNTTCSNATALNL; encoded by the coding sequence ATGGTAACCGATAGAGAAACCAACTACGTTTTCTTTTCCGGGCTCCTGGCTTCAGATGCGCGCTATACAGCTGCTTATGCTAAGGTAAGTCAGGCGTTGAACAGGCACCAGGTCCGTCATGGCTTGCTGAAGGGAACAAAAGACATCTGGTGCAGGGATTACATGCCTATCCAGAAAGGCGATTCGGCATACGTTCAGTTCAGGTATGCCCCCTCCTATCTGGCCAAGGATGCAGCCTTGCAGACAGACCCGGCAGTAACGCTTGAGCTCAATCAAATACAAGCTATTTGCTCGAACATCAACCTGGATGGCGGAAACGTGGTGCGGTGGCAGGACAGGGTCATCATCACCGACAGGGTCTTTTCGGAGAATCCCGCATATACGAACAAATCTCAGCTGATCGATGAACTGGAAAAGCTCCTGGAGGCTGAGATCATGGTGATTCCCCAGATAAAGTCCGACATGACAGGCCACGCAGACGGGCTGGTAAGGTTTTATGACAGGACCACACTGATTGGCAACTGCCTGGAAGCGGAGTACGGTTACTGGAAGAATGGCATGAGGAAAGTATTAATAAATTACGGCCTTGACTATATTGATTTGCCGTTCCTGGATTACAAGGTAAAGGGTTTTCCTGAATCCGCTGTTGGGTGCTACGTGAACTACCTGGAGGTGAGTGACCTGATCCTGGTGCCCGTGTTTGAAGTGGAAGGGAACAAAGACCAAGAGGTAATGAATATTTTAACCAATATTTTCCCAGACAGGACAGTTGCCCCTGTCTGTATAAACGAAGTGGGCAAACATGGTGGGCTGCTGAACTGTATAAGCTGGAATGTAAAAAACACTACATGCTCAAATGCAACGGCGCTGAACCTGTAG
- a CDS encoding Fic family protein produces the protein MSYNWQQPDWPAFRYDVSEVEEMLFEFAELTGHVGGILKALPEAVQLEAVIDTMVAEAIKTSEIEGEYLSRRDVLSSIRNNLGLNQTPEATKDKMAQGAGELMADARKTYADALTAEKLFQWHTLLLKEQKQIRVGVWRNHEEPMQVVSGALGKEKVHFEAPPSSRIPDEMSRFIQWFNQTAPGGDKEIRKAPVRSAVAHLYFETLHPFEDGNGRIGRALAEKALSQTLGRPVLLSLSRTIEADKKAYYNALEQAQKSNDITSWVTYFVSVILTSQQQAISLVDFILKKSKFFDRFQDALNERQIKAVRRMLDAGPEGFEGGMNARKYIAITKASKATATRDLQYLLELGAFIQEGGGRSTRYSLNM, from the coding sequence ATGAGCTATAATTGGCAGCAACCCGACTGGCCTGCATTCAGGTATGATGTAAGCGAAGTGGAAGAAATGCTTTTCGAGTTCGCAGAGCTGACGGGCCATGTCGGTGGGATATTGAAGGCCCTGCCCGAAGCGGTCCAGTTGGAAGCTGTGATTGATACAATGGTGGCCGAAGCGATCAAAACCTCAGAAATTGAAGGCGAGTACCTTAGCCGCCGGGACGTTCTTTCGTCTATTCGCAATAACCTGGGCCTTAATCAAACCCCTGAGGCTACCAAAGATAAAATGGCACAGGGGGCGGGGGAGCTGATGGCCGATGCCCGTAAAACCTATGCGGATGCCTTGACAGCGGAAAAGCTCTTCCAATGGCACACATTGCTTTTAAAAGAGCAGAAGCAAATCCGTGTCGGCGTGTGGCGCAACCATGAAGAACCAATGCAGGTTGTCTCAGGCGCCCTTGGCAAAGAAAAGGTGCATTTCGAGGCGCCTCCCTCTTCCCGCATCCCAGATGAAATGAGCAGGTTCATTCAGTGGTTCAACCAGACAGCACCCGGAGGTGACAAGGAGATCAGGAAAGCCCCTGTGAGGTCGGCCGTAGCACATTTGTATTTTGAAACCCTGCACCCGTTTGAAGATGGTAATGGCCGGATCGGGCGCGCCTTAGCAGAAAAAGCCTTGTCGCAAACGTTAGGCCGTCCGGTGTTGCTAAGCCTTTCCAGGACAATAGAGGCAGATAAGAAGGCGTATTATAATGCCTTGGAGCAGGCCCAGAAAAGCAACGACATCACCTCCTGGGTCACCTACTTTGTCAGCGTTATCCTCACCTCACAGCAACAGGCGATCAGCCTGGTGGATTTCATTCTGAAGAAGTCGAAGTTCTTTGACCGGTTCCAGGACGCTTTGAATGAACGGCAGATAAAAGCTGTAAGAAGGATGCTTGATGCAGGGCCGGAGGGATTTGAGGGAGGTATGAATGCAAGAAAATATATAGCGATCACCAAAGCCTCCAAGGCGACTGCAACAAGGGACTTGCAATATCTTCTGGAGCTGGGGGCGTTCATCCAGGAAGGCGGCGGTCGGAGTACCCGCTATAGTTTGAACATGTAA
- a CDS encoding helix-turn-helix domain-containing protein, with translation MEIYTFEQMPQAMRLLHEKMDRLELLITEQRAPQDTGTIFNVTQAAAFLHLSVSTLYVKACRREVPFNKQGKRLYFYKSELDEWVRKGRKKTVSELQEEAGHHMLRASRKA, from the coding sequence ATGGAAATTTACACCTTTGAGCAAATGCCCCAGGCCATGCGCCTGCTACATGAGAAAATGGATCGCCTGGAACTCCTTATCACCGAGCAACGCGCGCCGCAGGACACCGGGACGATCTTCAACGTCACACAGGCTGCTGCCTTTCTCCATCTGTCCGTCTCCACCCTCTATGTGAAGGCCTGCCGCCGGGAAGTTCCTTTCAACAAGCAGGGCAAGCGGCTTTATTTCTATAAAAGCGAACTGGACGAGTGGGTACGCAAGGGACGCAAAAAGACTGTTTCTGAATTACAGGAGGAAGCAGGACACCACATGCTGCGCGCAAGCAGAAAAGCCTGA
- a CDS encoding plasmid mobilization protein yields the protein MEKSADEQQGPQRKKGGRPTKKTKRSYTLVVRVTETERILVMGKAREAGMSASAWFRTAARKTVVIARLSPEEAALLRSLSGLANNLNQLARLAHREGLLSVQGKCRLALGEIDRLLARLRQR from the coding sequence ATGGAGAAGAGTGCAGACGAGCAGCAGGGGCCGCAGCGAAAGAAGGGCGGCCGACCAACCAAAAAGACGAAGCGGAGCTATACACTGGTCGTGCGCGTGACAGAGACTGAGCGGATCTTGGTCATGGGCAAGGCCCGGGAGGCGGGCATGAGTGCCTCGGCCTGGTTTAGGACAGCTGCCAGGAAGACGGTAGTTATCGCCCGGCTCTCCCCGGAAGAGGCAGCCCTGTTGCGCTCGCTCTCAGGGCTGGCCAACAACCTCAACCAGCTGGCCCGCCTGGCCCACCGCGAGGGGCTGCTGTCGGTGCAGGGCAAGTGCCGCCTGGCCCTCGGGGAAATAGACCGTCTGCTTGCGCGCCTTCGGCAAAGATGA
- a CDS encoding relaxase/mobilization nuclease domain-containing protein, whose protein sequence is MIGKVMIGKSFSGCVRYVMQKPEAVVLAAEGIRTDTVPGMIADFNLQRSLNPELGKAVGHIALSWSIRDREKLTPESMAARAKEYLKKMQISATQYLVVEHRDREHPHLHIIYNRVDYEGKTIPDRYQHRRNAAVCREMTQQHGYYLAPGKGQVNRHRLKGGDMAKYALHDTIKQVLQKVKTWSELEATLQAKGVYVEYKYRRGTDQVQGVSFRIGELSFKGSSVDRSLSYGAISKQLTQNMLLRQQTGHILQLQQRHLTPLQGTTAAFTLGKSNKLQALADTLLPPGAAQTEGSPHLSDYHFKKKRKKRKRKHL, encoded by the coding sequence ATGATCGGAAAAGTGATGATCGGTAAGAGCTTTTCGGGCTGCGTCCGCTACGTGATGCAGAAACCGGAGGCTGTGGTACTTGCAGCGGAGGGTATCCGCACGGACACTGTCCCAGGCATGATTGCCGACTTCAACCTGCAGCGCAGCCTCAACCCCGAGCTGGGCAAAGCGGTTGGCCACATTGCCCTGAGCTGGAGCATCCGTGACAGGGAAAAGCTCACTCCTGAGAGCATGGCGGCGCGGGCAAAAGAGTACCTGAAAAAGATGCAGATCAGCGCCACGCAGTACCTGGTGGTCGAGCACCGGGACAGGGAGCACCCGCACCTGCACATCATCTACAACCGCGTGGACTATGAAGGGAAAACGATTCCCGACAGATACCAGCACCGACGCAACGCAGCAGTTTGCCGGGAGATGACCCAGCAGCATGGCTACTACCTAGCACCAGGAAAAGGGCAGGTAAACCGCCACCGCCTCAAAGGGGGCGATATGGCAAAATACGCGCTGCACGACACTATCAAACAGGTTCTGCAAAAGGTAAAGACCTGGTCCGAGCTAGAGGCCACGCTGCAGGCCAAAGGCGTCTATGTTGAATATAAGTACAGAAGAGGGACAGACCAGGTGCAGGGCGTGAGCTTCCGTATTGGCGAGCTCAGCTTCAAGGGCTCCAGCGTGGACAGGAGCCTGAGCTATGGGGCGATCAGCAAGCAATTGACACAGAACATGCTGCTACGCCAACAGACTGGACATATCCTCCAACTGCAGCAACGCCACCTTACACCGTTGCAAGGTACTACTGCTGCCTTCACACTAGGGAAAAGTAACAAACTGCAGGCGCTGGCTGACACCTTACTGCCTCCTGGCGCAGCACAAACAGAAGGCTCCCCGCACCTGAGTGACTATCACTTCAAAAAGAAACGCAAGAAAAGAAAAAGGAAACACCTATGA
- a CDS encoding helix-turn-helix domain-containing protein, producing the protein METVERKRPIHLGDHVRRMRTALGVKQSALANELGTTQQNISRIEQEEDLDDSTLERIGKALGVSTEAIKNFTDDGSVFIQTLNDSSFGNSGPGGTFSQCTFNPLDKLLEVIEENKRLYERLLASEREKVEILRQQQQS; encoded by the coding sequence ATGGAAACAGTAGAAAGAAAACGACCGATCCACTTGGGTGACCACGTGCGAAGAATGCGGACCGCTTTGGGAGTAAAGCAGTCTGCCTTAGCCAATGAACTAGGCACAACACAGCAGAATATCTCACGCATTGAGCAGGAAGAAGATCTGGATGATTCGACGCTAGAGAGGATAGGCAAAGCGCTTGGGGTATCTACTGAGGCAATAAAAAATTTTACAGATGACGGGAGTGTATTTATCCAAACCTTAAATGATAGCTCCTTTGGTAATTCAGGACCAGGTGGTACCTTTTCCCAGTGTACTTTCAATCCTTTAGATAAGCTTCTAGAAGTAATTGAAGAAAATAAAAGATTATACGAGCGACTACTGGCCAGTGAGCGAGAGAAGGTGGAAATACTCCGGCAGCAACAGCAGTCGTAA